From a single Pseudoalteromonas nigrifaciens genomic region:
- a CDS encoding YCF48-related protein: protein MKYLVYASLILSGASVAQETPQFAISAINADKTLLTDITQTKAGLVAVGKHGTVITSINGIDWQQAESVPTQVLLTAVDFTNENNGWACGHDATIINTTNGGKTWHLQQAKPEIDKPCLDILFKDELHGYAVGAYGMFYQTSDGGKHWQKRFLDSLLFSDDREYLSDLKEHDPEGYEAETASILPHFNRIEQTPDGLMLVGEMGLMAKSTDAGLTWQRVDEIYPGSFFAFSANAQQEVVAGLRGNVFTRQQGDQNWQHLDNKKTATINNIINYNNEQWLMLANSGVIFHLQNAELTHEQLADGKAILDGVILNNKLIMATEDGIKVKELTP, encoded by the coding sequence ATGAAGTATTTGGTATATGCCAGCCTGATCCTCAGCGGTGCGAGTGTTGCACAAGAAACTCCTCAATTTGCTATTAGTGCAATAAACGCCGATAAAACGTTATTGACTGATATTACCCAAACTAAAGCGGGTTTAGTGGCTGTTGGTAAGCATGGCACTGTAATTACAAGTATTAATGGTATTGATTGGCAACAAGCAGAATCGGTGCCAACTCAAGTATTGTTAACTGCGGTTGATTTTACTAATGAAAACAATGGCTGGGCCTGTGGGCACGATGCAACAATAATAAATACTACAAATGGTGGTAAAACGTGGCATTTACAACAAGCTAAGCCAGAGATAGATAAACCGTGTTTAGATATTTTATTTAAAGATGAGCTACATGGTTATGCTGTGGGGGCTTATGGCATGTTTTATCAAACCAGCGACGGTGGTAAGCACTGGCAAAAACGTTTTTTAGACTCGCTATTATTTAGTGACGATAGAGAATATTTGAGTGATTTAAAAGAACACGACCCAGAAGGTTATGAAGCAGAAACAGCCTCAATTTTGCCGCACTTTAACCGCATTGAGCAAACTCCAGACGGTTTAATGTTAGTGGGTGAAATGGGCTTAATGGCAAAAAGTACCGATGCAGGCTTAACATGGCAGCGAGTTGACGAAATTTACCCAGGATCATTTTTTGCATTTAGCGCCAATGCGCAGCAAGAGGTAGTGGCAGGATTACGAGGCAATGTTTTTACTCGCCAGCAAGGTGATCAAAATTGGCAGCACCTTGATAATAAAAAAACAGCAACGATTAACAACATCATAAATTATAACAATGAACAATGGCTAATGTTGGCCAATAGCGGCGTGATTTTTCATTTGCAAAACGCTGAGCTTACACATGAGCAGTTGGCCGACGGTAAAGCAATTCTAGATGGTGTGATTTTAAATAATAAACTAATCATGGCAACAGAAGATGGCATTAAAGTGAAGGAGTTGACCCCTTAA